aattgacttgtatatattttttatttttgaaatgaattgaagtcttttatgttcaatttcttgatgagatcgaaaagcatccaaaccaaattgtctgagtacttaattgattgaattcagttgaacattaaacctgagagcgactattagtcaaaagatatcaaattactacaagagatcggaaaaacgTTACACGCAAACATGAGATCAGACGGAGCCATGACCAAATATCGAatggaactttagaatattagaattgcaaagatttgacatTGACTTTAACTTTTAAGGTTGGAACCATTATTAGACCGGATAAAAACCTAAACTTCATTTTGAGGAATATCTGGGCAATTCGAGCGAGAAGCCCGATCACAATATTAGTCAAATGAAATTTTGTGATATTTATACATAGAGAGATCGGAGAACAACAgcaggcaagattggatggtccggagaTCCAATATTCACTCGAACTCATCTAATAAAGACTAAGGGAtcggaaagcaatctaacttgagcgtgagatcgatttgttccagAGACGAGCCATTGGTGAGTTCGAAAAAGCTACCTGTGATTGGGACATCGGTAAAGAacggataataaagtttcaattttaaaagaaccttaccttcgaaggtcggccaaaatatgatgTCTACAGTTAGGTCAAAGAAAAGGTGCCGCAAGTTATCACAGCAACAGAAAAATGTGCAGCACTACCAAAAGTGAAACGGTGCGAATTGAAGCTGAAAGAAAAGTTTTATAAAGTCAAGTAAAATGCACCGTAGAGAAGATTGAACCATCGCAGAAGAAGATTGAAACGTGAAACATCCTTAGCAAGGAAAACAGAGTGATTTAGTGTGGAAAGATTTGTTGGTTTGTTATCAATTTGTTACAGCTGTCATAGAAGCTTCTTGAATAAGTTTTTTATTAACTGTAAATAGTTCTATATATATTGAGAAGTTACAGACGATTGATGGTATCTTAATTTTGAATGAAATGAAGTCCTTACTTCTTTCCCATTTTAGTTTTTGGTTCTTTGATTAATTTCTCAATTTGTTCACTTATGTTAGATAAAAGAGGAaaagttcaatttttttttaataattatttttattaaaactcaaatcaaaattttataaaattaaagatgACTTCAAATTACTATGTAAACCTCATTAGTCGACTTTCTTCTTTGTTAATGATATAGGATCATTGCTttcgttatttttttttttttttaactgaaatatAATTTCATTGCTTTTGCTTTCAGAGCCATAATCTCGCGCTCAAAATTCGGGCATAAGATAATCATCATCTCACGCTCAACAGTAGATTGATGAGTTAATTAGATGCACCAGAGTCATTTGCAAATTTAGAGTTGGAGTCTccgtaattaaaataaaaaaggctCACCACTTCTCATTTCTGTGAACCAGTATTAGGCCCATATTCAAGGTTTATTTCCTTCTAGGTCTGGTCTTGGTCCTATTAGATAAAtcttcatctcaaactccaatggaTAACCACAAGATTTCTTTTATTTGAGCAACCCATCAAGGTTTCCTATTCATAAAGCTTAAATGATTAATAAAAATCCAAGAATATAATAGTCTCCACCACCCATCTTTTCTGAAATATTTTAAGACATGTTGCAAAGTTTTCGGCTTTTTGATTCAAAAAAGTTAAGAGATGATGATAGATTTAAGGTATTAAAAAGAGGATTGACAAATGATTTGTAAAGTTTTCACTGAACATGAACTTTTCTTTTGCAAACAACAGTGCCTTCAAGTGAGAAAAAATCATCCCACGTTCGTGCCAATGTGGAGGGGAAACGTTTGCTGCATATCTCATCATCGCACTCTGCTTGTTTCCCCTCGCAATAGACGGAGTAAGACTAAACAACAGGAGGCCGAACTTGTCCGATGATCAGATTTATATTAATCAGGTCAAGTTTAATATTGCTAACAGCAATTTATCATTGCCATGGGGGGGACTCTTCGCTGGCTGTTCCAGCGACAAGAAGCTTGTTGGTGATAATTAATGCAGTGACCTTATTATGGTATGCCTCTGGATACACCAAATGGAAGAATCAGCCTATTAaacttatttataaataaaaaaataatgagtaaattattatttaatttagtttataagttaatgataaatttatttaatattattattcaaattattattaaaaaattaactctttaaatacattaattaaatatattaaaatttaattaaaaagcttcaaaataattaaataattttttctaaCAACAGCTAGAATAatgctttttattttttttttctcctcgcaATCTAAAGAAGGATCGAgacagaaggaaaaaaaaaaagaagctacTTTAACAAAAGGAAACAAATAGCTTTCTTTATGGCACCACCAAAATATGAAAGCAaccttgctttttttttttttttattcccttcttttattttatgaattataCCTAAATCCCTAATTTCAAACATAATTATAGGTAAAGATAATATAAaacaaagctttttttttttcattcagaATGATTGAGTCTGAATTTATAAAAGTTTTATGATATATATGAATTGCTCTTAAAAATTATGGCTCCATTTCTTTCATGGAAACTAGcttgtatttaaaaaaatattttttataaaaatattttttattatttaattataatattaaattaataatatatatttatactaTTTATGTACAagtgattttatattttaataaaattatcaaaatttaaaaaataaaaaataacttctttatttaaaaaaaagttattttccttaaaattgatttaatttttcctttGATCATAAAGTTGATCCTTATTTTAAGTACTTCAAacgttaaaaaatataaaaaaaaatggaagcTAAAACTAAATCTATTTTCACGGCTATAATATCAATTTTAAActtgtaaaaaaatttaaaaatacaatgTTTAATAAGCACAGTTTTTTCACTCAAAGAAAATGGTGACGATGCAATTTTAGAAAAATATTGCTTTGATTTGTAACAACAGAAGAATTTAAAggaaattatatacatatatatatatatatatataaacactcAAAATCTTAAGCATGCGTGGATTCATTCCCATGAAAACTTAAGCAGCTGACAAAATGGAATACATTATTGAAGCAAAAGCACTTTGAATTTGAACAAAATGATGATAAGAAAGGAAAGTTTGGTCTGAGGTTGCAAAGCTGATCTAAGCCTCTATCAACTTGCTAGCGTCATCGCATTCCTCAATCATCAACCATTTAATTAATCACGTCATCAAAATATAAATAGATAAAAGTTTCAACCTATAAACAGTGAATATGAAttattctcattatatagctctTAAACCAGTAGAGTTTTTGTTACTGATATGGGGATCATTGAAGTTTAACAGTCCCTAGCTAAagcataaaaagaaaataattctgACATTATTGAAGAAAAAGCACTTTGAATTTGAACAAAATGATGATAAGAAAGGAAAGTTTGGTCTGAGGTTGCAAAGCTGATCTAAGCCTCTATCAACTTGCTAGCGTCATCGCATTCCTCAATCATCAACCATTTAATTAATCACGTCATCAAAATATAAATAGATAAAAGTTTCAACCTATAAACAGTGAATATGAAttattctcattatatagctctTAAACCTGTAGAGTTTTTGTTACTGATATGGGGACCATTGAAGTTTAACAGTCCCTAGCTAAagcataaaaagaaaataatgctGACGAAAATGAGGCTAATCTCTCCATGGCGGCTGCTGCATTAATTGGTTGGACTCTCTTTAGCAATTAGCATGCATAATAGCAGCCACAAACACTGGGGCCAGAATGATTCCATTTTTATAATATTGGTAAATTTTTTCCCCATGCAAGCCTTTCCATTGTCACCTCAGCACGCACATCAGCATCATCAATTAATCTCCACTTATTTCCCACACAAGACCTTGTATATATACTCTCTCAAACCTTTCAAGAATCCACCATCTAATTTTACACAAATTCACACTCAACATAAGCATATTCTTTAAGAAATAAGCAATACAACACTTTCTGTGATATGGGAGAGGCAGTGGCAATGTACTCGCCCAAGCCAGAGTTTCCAGCAATCTCTGCTCCTCCATCTCAACTCCATTGCCTTTCAATGACAATGTCACCACTATTGGATGTAGCTCCAAAAACTCCCAAAAGCCCATTACCTTCACGTCTAATGACACCCATAGCCAGCCCCATGAAGAAGGCAATTGCTAGCGTGCAATGTTGCTTGGAAGAAGTTGGCCACTTCACCAAGCTtgacccagaagaagcatggctTCCCATTACCGAGTCTAGAAGCGGTAATGCTTACTACTCAGCATTTCACACTTTGAGCTCTGGTATCGGAGTGCAAGCCCTTGTTCTTCCCCTAGCTTTCACCACCCTCGGCTGGTAAAAAACTAGGCACTAGCTATGATCTTCTTTAATATTCCAATCAATTGCTGCATACATTTATATATGTACAATTTGTATCTTCCTTAGTTCTAATGATTTTGGTTCTTTTTCTTGGGCTGCAGGACTTGGGGACTTGTATGTTTGTCTCTAATTTTTATGTGGCAGCTATACACTTTATGGTTGCTGATTCAGCTACATGAATCCGAATCTGGGATGCGCTATAGCAGATACCTAAGACTATCAATGGCAGCTTTAGGTGAGCATCATGCGTGTGCGTGTGTGCGTGTAATATGCAATTTGCCTAGATTCTAATTAAAGAAACTGAACAGATTAAAGTTTCAGAAATTTCATGTCCTAATCCTATGATTAGCCAAGTCCCGCAAGATAAGACTGTTACAAGCGCTTCCTACTGCAAATTTCAAATATTCACAGAAAAATTTGCAGTTTCTTCGTTGCTATGGATCATTCTTTGTCAAATTCTAATATAAAAGATCATTTTCTGTTATAAAAATTCAGCAAAGTCCATGAACATTCAAGAAATAGACTTTACAGCAATTAATTAAGGATTCACGTGGATGAATAAAGGGAGATGATACAAGTTCTGAAACTATAAGGATAATGATTGTCAATGAACATGCAGAGCTTCTAAAATGCTTTGCTTAGATGCTTTATGAAACCCCACAGTCACAAAACATGTCAAAAGTTAGTATTGCTTTGTAAATAACCATAAAGTCAAGTACTGGATTCATAATTTTACATTAATCGATCATGCTTGTTTATAAACTTGAAATTTCTAATGTTTTATGGCATTTTCAGGTGAGAAGCTAGGGAAACTGCTGGCCCTCTTTCCAATTATGTACCTATCAGGAGGAACGTGTGTGACCTTGATTATGATCGGAGGTGGAACAATGAAAATACTATTCCAAATTTTCTGTGGAGACACTTGTAACATGAAGCCATTGACAACAGTAGAGTGGTACTTGTTATTTACTTGCTCGGCCATTATTCTAGCTCAGCTTCCCAACTTGAATTCCATAGCTGGAGTTTCGCTAATCGGCGCAATCACTGCCGTTAGCTACTGTACCCTGATATGGATAGTGTCCATTATTCAAGGTAGGCCTATTAACGTCTCCTATGATCCTCCAGAGACAAAATCTGTTATGACTAGTCTTTGTAGCATCCTCAATGCACTTGGGATAATCGCCTTTGCTTTCAGAGGTCACAATCTTGTGCTTGAAATACAGGTAACTCTATGATTTCATCCTTAATTAAGATAATTAAGTTAGAAATTAGGTGCTTTGAATCCTAATCTAATGGACTAATTTTATGTTATTGAAGGGGACTATGCCTTCAAATGCAAAGCAACCATCTCGTCTACCTATGTGGAGAGGAGTACAGTTCGCATATTTAATTATAGCAATGTGTTTGTTTCCCCTTTCAATCTGTGGCTATTGGGCTTATGGAAACTTGGTAAGAATAGCTTATTGCAGGAGTTGAGAAATTCAATTCTAAAGATACCTCTTTCTTTCTAAAAATTTAAGTTGATGCTTTGATGACAGATACCAGGAAATGGAGGGATGTTAAATGCTTTATACAAATACCATGGACATGACACACCCAAGGTGCTACTTGGGATAACAAGCTTGCTTGTTGTAATCAACTGCCTCAGCTCATTTCAGATATATGCAATGCCAGTTTTTGACAATTTGGAGATTAGATACACTAGCAAAATGAATAAGCCCTGCCCAAGGTGGCTACGCTCTGGGTTTAGGGTGTTCTTTGGATGTTTGGCGTTCTTTATAGCCGTGGCATTTCCATTCTTGCCTAGCTTGGCCGGATTAATTGGAGGAATGGCACTACCTGTTACCTTAGCATATCCATGTTTCATGTGGATAATGATCAAGAAACCCCAGAAATTTGGTGCAATCTGGTGCCTGAACTCGATACTAGGGCTCTTGGGGATGATACTCAGCCTTCTGGTGGCTACTGGAGCAATATGGACTATCGTGACAATGGGAATAGAGATTCACTTCTTCAACCCGCAGTAAACAGTATCTGTACAATTTTACTGCTCTAGATTTGGCGAAGGTGTCATAACTGATTATTAATAATATACTCTTTTTGCAaaacaaaaccaattggaaagggCAATGAGCTCTAATTCCTAGTTTTATCCCTCCTCTcacttttttaattaatttgttctTGATATTTTAGTTTTTGAAGTCTCTATCAAGTATATACGTAATCCAATCCCCCAGAATCATTCTCAGGCCTCATTCATAAGCTCGATTTGATCCTTGGAGCCATTACTATAGACCATTTACACCAGCCATAGATTTAATGCCAATGATTTTTCGGTCTCCCATTTATCCCCTTTTCATAACCCGGGAAAAAAAATTGACCCCAAGCATTTGTCAAATCCCTGAATTTTCTTCTAAGCTAATTAATTGGAATACTCGAGCAGAAATATGATTTTCATTTCTCATAAAACCAAATCAGGATTATCAGAGTTGTTTTGTTCTTCCTAATACATTACATGTAGGTACCATGTAGGCAGGCAGGCACGCAGCCATATTTTTCCCACAGAAATGTTCTGCATAACCATTTACCCGGTATGCATAAGCTGCTACAGCATTCACAAAATCAGAGTGAATAACCCTTTTCTTTACCTTAGAATGCAGTTTACATATTACATcatccccaaaaaaaaaaaaaaacaaataatctCATCATTTTCTCTTCAAATTGTACTTTGGACATGGCACATTGAAGCAGAAGTCCATGCTACAAGCATGTAGCGAGATAGAAACTATATCATTAGCACCTGCACCTACTAAACCCCAGTGCAATAACCATTACTCCCATTGAATGAAGAAATGTCAGCTTTCTATCCTTGAATATTTAGAATCCTCCACTTCAATAAGCATTTTTCGAAGTGATCACCTCAAATCATATTTTTCCTTAATCAACTTGTTGAATTTGTGATTACACACTCCAACAAACAAGAGAGAATGGCCCCAGTGCAATGGTCAAGAATTCTCACAATTTACACAACAATGTTGTGTCACTTTCAGAAGAAGTTCCATTGCCCACATAGAATTACATGGATAAAGGTAGAAGCATCCTTCGTTTCTTTTTCCTTGCCAATCTCACTTGCTTTGTAATTCTCATGCATAAGAGCAATAGCATTGTAGCACATACTAAGATAAAAGCGAGTCGCATATGCCTAAAATATAGAGAAACTGCTGAAAAAACAAGGAAAGCTAGAATAACGAGTTCCCATATCACAAATACCACAACATCCACCCTGCAAACATAAAAAGGCACAAAGGCCATTTACAAAATCAGAATCAATGACAACACGTAGAAAGAGAATGGCTCATGGAAAATAAACCTCCACAAAGATGTTACAGATATATTATTTATAAGCATTTTGAAGCACTGATAAAaagcatagttattaaaggctcaaaGTGCATTAAGGTGTCAAGGGGTCCTGGAGCCTAGGCACAAGGCACAAGCACACGCCTAAGCAAAGTGAGGTgcaaaaaaaaaagttcaaggTCAAATAAATGTGAATATTCAATCAaactttaaataatataaaactaaaaataataataataaccaatAAGTATTGAAGTACTAATATATTAAAACTTGAGTATTCTTGTAATGTTTCAAAACTAAAGTCAAGCAACTATAAAATAACTACTCTTCAATCTTCATCAAGAGTAGCATCACAATCTTCTTCATCCTCTTCTACACCTTCATCCTCTTAATACTCATcttcaaaatcaatatcttcacCATCTTCTTCATCTTTAAGAACTAAAGTATTATTTTGTTCTCGAGTTAAATTGGCATAAATCTTAAAATAGGTGTagattttacattttttttaaaagataagTAGTAGCATTGAAAATGGAAATATGGGAGGTTTGTGATCCTAAGTATGGTAGTTTGATAAGATTTTGATAACTAGTTATCACCAGCAATACTAATTTTGAAAACTTCTAGATCGACAAATTTCAAGTTGAATGGTAGTGCTTTTTGTCAATGGAAGTGTTCGCTGAAGGTGAAAATAAATAAGGCGCGCCTTTACAGAGCCTTGTGCCTAGATCAAGGCGCACGCCTAGGCTCATAAGGCAAGGGCTTTGTGAATATCGCCCGCCTTTCTCTTATAGAAGCGCTATAGTTGAAGCATGGTGAGCCTAGAGCCTGAGGCACACCTttaataactatgataaaaaggcACATCAATTGCTATAAGCATAAGATTTTCAAATGAGCAACTGGCACAAAGAGAATTATTCATTTCATAAGATTGAAAAGAATGATAGAAACACAATTCTTGAGAGGCTTTTACCTATTCATTACTTTCTCATTTAGTTTCCTTCTACAGTTAGTCAAAAACTCCATACAGAAATAAGAGAGAAAGAAACACATCTCCAAATGCAAGAAATGACTGTCCCAACAATTATCATGCAGTGTGAACCCTAAGTCCCTGACTTGGACAAGTCATTACCACTTATGATCTAACCAAAGAAACTAAAATCCAAGTTAACATTGATCAACGAGATTTTCCTCTTTTTAAACTTACCGTAGGAAACGAAAGAGATCAAACAAGACAATTGTGGTCTCTAAGGTTGCTATTTTCAAGGTCAACATAAATGTCTTTCACATACTCAAATTTCCCTTTAAATTAATATCCATAATTCCATATGAATAACAAATGATTGGCTGTAAAGCTCCATATTGTTTTGGGGCTAATTGGCTTGCATATGATTTAACTTCTTAATATCTAATACCAAAGTAAAGGAATATATACCTAGTGATTCTAGAACCCAAACTTGGAGAATAGACAGTGATACAAATAAAAAAACGGAAAATCATGGGAAACACTAAAAAATAAACCCTTCTAACGAAGTTGACATCATAAACATCCACATTCATCCTTCATGATGAAACATCACATGCCATTATGCAATTCAAGGATTCATGAGCTTTACTCCCTTACAAAAGCCAGGTAATGAAATTGACACACAAATGGGCAAATGATTATTGGGTCTTATTCATACCACGCTTCAGGGTATAACAAATATATTAAAGCTTTGAATATTAGCTTGCTTGAAGACCCAAAAGTGAATTGGCAATTAAGCTTCCATACCGACGAAACTTCATTTCACGTTTCAGtgttaattaaattttcaattctaCCGTACTTTCTTCCGGTAATTGAGTTTAATAACGTTTCAAACTATTATTAGCAAAAAGGAAATCTCAAGCAATAAAAAGGGACAAGGAACCAAAAGATGAGAACGTAAAAGCAAAAAAAGGCAATGATTTTCTCAACCAAATAGAATCAATAACCTAAAAGCTGATTTGATTGACCAACCAATCCTCTATATCTCTAATTACCATCCTTTTAGCTTCAAAAAAATCAATTCCCACGAAAAAACGAATCAGAAAACCCTAGCTGATCTactaaaattcaaactaaattagtCCGGAATCATATAATTCGAAAAATAGGGATCTCCCAGAAATGAGAACaacaaataaagaaattaaaattcaataaaaaagaaaaggagTCAGATTTTGAAAAAGGCGTAAAGTATAAAATAAGCATACCTTGATGAAGTTAGATTAGAAGTGGAAGAGAAGAAGGAAACAGAGGCCCAGTCATGCTTGGATCGAATCTGATACTCTCTCAACTGCTCTGCCAGATTCGATCGCGTTATCATCTCTAACACAATTTCAGTTTCTCTCCCTTGTATCCCTGTTCCTTGCTGTATGGGGACCTCAAGAGAACACAAACTACGGAGAGGCAGAGGAACAGAGGGTGAACGTTAGATTTGCTATAGCTGGGCGGTATAATTTTCTTTCCTCGCCTTTCTTTTTTTCTGGCCATTCTtactgatttaaaaaaaaaaaatagtaaataaataaaaacaatttTAGAAGGTCGCCGGCGGGTTTGACTGAAGAAACCCATTCTGGGCTCAAAACTCGCAATTCGTATGCAAAATGGACTGGACCCAGTAGCTTTTGTAGCCCCGAAGGTTAAGTGGAGTGGACCTATTACCTCTATTTCAAAAATGCTGGCTTTCGACTCATTTAATTGTACGACCCATATACCTCTATGCCTTTCTTCCAAgcgaaaaattatatactaaaacAGTAACATTATATCAGTAttttactattaaaataataGAGTAATAGAATATTGATAAGTATACaaatataattatcaaaatttaaaagaaaaataactacCTAGGGGTGGCCATGGTTCAGGA
This is a stretch of genomic DNA from Hevea brasiliensis isolate MT/VB/25A 57/8 chromosome 12, ASM3005281v1, whole genome shotgun sequence. It encodes these proteins:
- the LOC110661322 gene encoding lysine histidine transporter-like 8, yielding MGEAVAMYSPKPEFPAISAPPSQLHCLSMTMSPLLDVAPKTPKSPLPSRLMTPIASPMKKAIASVQCCLEEVGHFTKLDPEEAWLPITESRSGNAYYSAFHTLSSGIGVQALVLPLAFTTLGWTWGLVCLSLIFMWQLYTLWLLIQLHESESGMRYSRYLRLSMAALGEKLGKLLALFPIMYLSGGTCVTLIMIGGGTMKILFQIFCGDTCNMKPLTTVEWYLLFTCSAIILAQLPNLNSIAGVSLIGAITAVSYCTLIWIVSIIQGRPINVSYDPPETKSVMTSLCSILNALGIIAFAFRGHNLVLEIQGTMPSNAKQPSRLPMWRGVQFAYLIIAMCLFPLSICGYWAYGNLIPGNGGMLNALYKYHGHDTPKVLLGITSLLVVINCLSSFQIYAMPVFDNLEIRYTSKMNKPCPRWLRSGFRVFFGCLAFFIAVAFPFLPSLAGLIGGMALPVTLAYPCFMWIMIKKPQKFGAIWCLNSILGLLGMILSLLVATGAIWTIVTMGIEIHFFNPQ
- the LOC110661323 gene encoding uncharacterized protein LOC110661323; translation: MITRSNLAEQLREYQIRSKHDWASVSFFSSTSNLTSSRVDVVVFVIWELVILAFLVFSAVSLYFRHMRLAFILVCATMLLLLCMRITKQVRLARKKKRRMLLPLSM